ACCAGCCTCtgccacatcatcatcctcttcaagcACGACCCCCATTGATTTAGAGACTCTTGGCCGCTGCTGCGACGGAAAAAAACGAGTGGCGCGTTCTCGGCCGACCCTATGAATAGAGACCATCGCGCTCCGGCTGGGCCCAGACGGGAGAACCAGTCGCCCACCAGGTTGTGCTCCCCCTTTTGAACTGGCTGTGTCTTGAATTCGCTGCCTCGTTGGCGTCGAAATATTCACCGGCACCTGCAAAAACTTTTGCGGCACATGGGACCGTTGCCTCATGCAGCATTGTGCTAACCCTTGCTATTGTTTTGTTATTCTAGGAGACCGCTGAACCTGAACCCCCCCAGTCCCACCAAGATCGGCTCCATCAGACGGCCCACCGTCGACGCTCCAATGCTcagtgcctcctcttccaacaaccactccctcttctctttcGGGGCTGGGAATGGCGCGTCCAATAACGTGACCGACATCGCCAACGCATCCTTCGAGTTTCTGCCGTCGGTCAGCTTCGACGACCTCCAGAGCAGCCTCGAGTCTGCCTCGACCGACTTCAAACTCACGCAATTTCCTTCACCGACTGGGCAGGGAACAATTTTGGGCGATCGAAGTGCGGGCAACAACCGCAACATGGTCGAGCGCCCCGACATGACACGGCCAAGCGCCGCTGCCCATGCCTTGCCTCAGCAGCCTGCCATCACACGTTCACGAACAGGCTCAATTCTACGAAGACCTAGCACGTCAAGCAGGCCGCCTCAACCTAGCACTGCTTCTACGCCATCTGGTAACCCAGGCGTGCCCAATGCTCCCACTGCTCCGGCTGCCATGCGTGCGCGCCGACAAAGTCATTATCCCCCAGTCTCCAACCCCAATCCCGCCAAGCCGCCACGGAAGTCAACTGGAGATGTTCAGCTGGGAGAGGCTCAGGTCAAAGAGGTTCAAACCCGAAAGCGGAGACCTAGTGCGGTGTCTTTATCAGACAGGCCCCTCCTCGAGGCTTCGAGAGCGTCGGTTGATGTTGCACCTCGATCTACGGTAGTGGAGAGCATGCGGCACCTGACAAGCTCGAGGGCATCCAAGGCAAGGTCTGTGCAGCCATTGCCCAGATCCAACCAGGATATGCTCACACCAGACACCACGCTCAAACCCGAACATACTCACATAGCTATGGCAATGCCTCGCTCCCCCAACAGAGTTGCCGCCAAGGGTTCTACTCCAAGCTCAGCGAAGCGGATATCTGTCATGCCAGGAACTCATCATGCCAGTCACGCCACTGGACTGGGTGCACGAACTATCAGCCCTACCGATACAAGACGAATGAAACGCCTATCTACGATGCACCACGTTCAACAGGGCCCTGTTGCTGGCGCTTCCCCCGCGCtgcctcatccaccacctaTTTCGGCCGACGGTCGCGCCTCGTCTCGATCCCCTTCTATGCTGCCTCGAAAGATCTCGACCCCTTCGTCTTCACGAACCACGCCCGACCACACCAGAAAGTCATACAGCTCAGGTCTGTCCGTCAACTCAAGCACCAGTCTCAACACGGTGCGGACGTCCACTGGCTCCATGCAGCAGCGAGCCATGCAAGGTGCAAATAGTTCGCGATTGCCTGCCCCCAAGGCGCTCAATCTTCACAATTCGGCGAGCTTTGATAGCAGCGAGGAAGTGCCACCGGTGCCCGCGATTCCAAAGGCGTACGAGTCTCCAAAGGAGGCGCATCTCGAAACTGCTTCGTTtctggagaagaggaggtccaACCTGGCCTATGATGCCAGCAGCATCCGTAGCAATTCGACAGCGAGTATATCGGGCGCGCAGACGAGTGATTCAGCACCTGCCAAGCTTCAACGTAAGCCAAGTAACAGGAAGACAGTACACACCTCGAAGCTGGATCTCGAGAAGAATCCTGCGGCAGCTCAGTCAAAGAAGAGCTTGCAACCGCTGCGGTTGCCGCCCATCACCCTTGGTCCCCTCAGCACCCCAACCGCGGCCAAGATTGCTGCTCTTCAAACTCATGGTGACAGAAAtctctccccgcccccatcaAGGCAGATCCCAAAAACGCCGACGACTCCCATGACGGCATCGAAGGGCACATTTTTTGGAAGAATACGGCCCGAAGACAGGGCCGATATACAGCATCTCAGGAGCAGCGCGTCGGTGCAGAGGCTCCATCGTGAAAGTCCTGCCACTACGGCAGAGCCACCGACCAGCTCTACTGAGTCCTTTGCCGGTGTGAAGAATGGAACCGCCAGATCAGGGCCGTCGCCTTTCTTGAGCCAGTCGGTGCCGAAAGGAGGGAACTTCGAGACTACTTTGTTCAAAAGGTCAAAAACTGGCGGGGATTTCACCCAGCCTTTGgatgcagcagcagacgTGCCAGTTCAACACAACAAGCCCTCGGGGCCCCGAGCGCAAAAGTCTGTCGCGACACGGCCTGCAGGTGGAAAATCCCCGCCACCGCGTCCCAGTCCGGAGGAGCCGCCCACTCCTTCTTCCATGAGCTCTCTGAGGCGCAAATTGAGCTTGTCCTGGAAGAGAAGCGCCTCCAAAGCCAGCGGAAGCCAAGGACATCACGGAGATCAAAACGCCGTCAAGCATGATTCAATGCCACCGCCGAGGATTCCTGTCTCGGCAACTCTGAACAACCTTCCCACCGGCAAGCCTCCAAGTCCCACTCCGTCCACGAAATCCAATGGCAATGGGACATATCTGGAGTCACGAAGACGGAAGAGCTCGGCCTCCAGCTTGAATGCGGTGCTTTCCGGGGAACGAAATCGCGGTGATACCGGTACAGCAGCTAAGAAGGATTCGACCCTGGGAACAGTGAACGAGCGTGCCACGGTTCCCCACAACTCGTCTGTGGTGCAAAGGATACTGAAACCTAAGGGCTCTACGGCAACTCTTCGACACCACGACGTTTGGAATTCGGAACTCGACAAGGACGATTTGATTGCAGAAGACGAGATGAGGAAGCTTGGTTCACGGCGTAAGGATACTGAGCTGGCAGCCAGAACTTTGGATGCTCTCCGCAAACGTGCCTCGGCCAAGGAGCGCGTCAGCCCTCAAGAAGCCATCAGAATTGCAGTTCTCAATATCTACGAACGGGGAGAGATTGTGGACTATAAGGACATCTACTTTTGCGGCACACAAAACGCGGCAAAGGTTGTGGGTGATGTTCAGTCGGAGAGTCCCAATTTCGGCTACGACGATGAGCGCGGTGACTACAGCATCGTACCCGGTGACCATCTTGCGTATCGCTATGAAATCATAGACGTGCTCGGAAAAGGAAGTTTCGGTCAGGTGGTACGGTGTATCGACCATAAGACTGGCGTTCTCGTGGCCGTCAAAATCATCCGCAACAAGAAAAGGTTCCATCAGCAAGCCCTGGTTGAGGTCAATATTTTGCAGAAACTCCGCGAATGGGTGAGTGCCTTTCCTGGGGATACGTGCCTGGCGCCCGAGCTCTAACATGACTTGCAGGATCCCAAAAACAAACACAGCATGGTCAACTTTACGCACAGCTTTTACTTCCGAGGACATCTTTGCATCTCTACCGAACTATTGGACATGAACCTCTACGAATTCATCAAATCGAACGCTTTCCGGGGTTTCTCACTGAAGCTGATCCGCAGATTTACCAAGCAGATGCTGAGCTCACTCAACCTACTAAAACAGCACAAGGTTATCCACTGCGACTTGAAGCCCGAAAATATTCTCCTGCGCCACCCTCTTCACTCGGAGATCAAGGTTATTGATTTCGGTTCGAGTTGTTTTGAAACGGAAAAGGTGTACACGTACATTCAGTCCCGGTTCTACCGTTCCCCCGAAGTTATCCTTGGTATGCAGTACGGTCTGCCCATCGACATGTGGTCTCTGGGTTGCATTCTCGCCGAGCTCTATACGGGTGTGCCAATTTTCCCTGGCGAGAACGAGCAGGAGCAGCTGGCCTGTATTATGGAAGTGTTTGGCCCACCGGAAAAGCATCTCATTGAGAAGTCGACACGTAAGAAGTTGTTTTTCGACAGCATGGGCAAACCTCGCCTCACCGTCTCCTCAAAGGGCCGTCGCAGACGCCCATCCTCAAAAACACTACAACAAGTGCTCAAGTGCGACGATGAAGCATTTTTGGACTTTATCGCACGCTGCCTCCGCTGGGATCCCGACCGCCGCATGAAGCCTGAAGAGGCGATTCGTCACGAGTTCATCACTGGCCAGAAGACATCTGTCCCCATCAGAATGCGCGAAGGGTCCCCCAGCAAGCGTACCAATAGCATCTCG
The sequence above is a segment of the Podospora pseudocomata strain CBS 415.72m chromosome 2 map unlocalized CBS415.72m_2, whole genome shotgun sequence genome. Coding sequences within it:
- the POM1 gene encoding serine/threonine protein kinase, CMGC, dual-specificity (EggNog:ENOG503NXAT; COG:T; SMCOG1030:serine/threonine protein kinase; antiSMASH:Cluster_2); translated protein: MNRDHRAPAGPRRENQSPTRRPLNLNPPSPTKIGSIRRPTVDAPMLSASSSNNHSLFSFGAGNGASNNVTDIANASFEFLPSVSFDDLQSSLESASTDFKLTQFPSPTGQGTILGDRSAGNNRNMVERPDMTRPSAAAHALPQQPAITRSRTGSILRRPSTSSRPPQPSTASTPSGNPGVPNAPTAPAAMRARRQSHYPPVSNPNPAKPPRKSTGDVQLGEAQVKEVQTRKRRPSAVSLSDRPLLEASRASVDVAPRSTVVESMRHLTSSRASKARSVQPLPRSNQDMLTPDTTLKPEHTHIAMAMPRSPNRVAAKGSTPSSAKRISVMPGTHHASHATGLGARTISPTDTRRMKRLSTMHHVQQGPVAGASPALPHPPPISADGRASSRSPSMLPRKISTPSSSRTTPDHTRKSYSSGLSVNSSTSLNTVRTSTGSMQQRAMQGANSSRLPAPKALNLHNSASFDSSEEVPPVPAIPKAYESPKEAHLETASFLEKRRSNLAYDASSIRSNSTASISGAQTSDSAPAKLQRKPSNRKTVHTSKLDLEKNPAAAQSKKSLQPLRLPPITLGPLSTPTAAKIAALQTHGDRNLSPPPSRQIPKTPTTPMTASKGTFFGRIRPEDRADIQHLRSSASVQRLHRESPATTAEPPTSSTESFAGVKNGTARSGPSPFLSQSVPKGGNFETTLFKRSKTGGDFTQPLDAAADVPVQHNKPSGPRAQKSVATRPAGGKSPPPRPSPEEPPTPSSMSSLRRKLSLSWKRSASKASGSQGHHGDQNAVKHDSMPPPRIPVSATLNNLPTGKPPSPTPSTKSNGNGTYLESRRRKSSASSLNAVLSGERNRGDTGTAAKKDSTLGTVNERATVPHNSSVVQRILKPKGSTATLRHHDVWNSELDKDDLIAEDEMRKLGSRRKDTELAARTLDALRKRASAKERVSPQEAIRIAVLNIYERGEIVDYKDIYFCGTQNAAKVVGDVQSESPNFGYDDERGDYSIVPGDHLAYRYEIIDVLGKGSFGQVVRCIDHKTGVLVAVKIIRNKKRFHQQALVEVNILQKLREWDPKNKHSMVNFTHSFYFRGHLCISTELLDMNLYEFIKSNAFRGFSLKLIRRFTKQMLSSLNLLKQHKVIHCDLKPENILLRHPLHSEIKVIDFGSSCFETEKVYTYIQSRFYRSPEVILGMQYGLPIDMWSLGCILAELYTGVPIFPGENEQEQLACIMEVFGPPEKHLIEKSTRKKLFFDSMGKPRLTVSSKGRRRRPSSKTLQQVLKCDDEAFLDFIARCLRWDPDRRMKPEEAIRHEFITGQKTSVPIRMREGSPSKRTNSISAPRPLPEPPAAVRAATMRAREASGPNNGLVGTKTGSMPTATARRTSNMSTASSMNGSISSVKRTSNGTTTTYTNGNGTIGPSSLPRASLRSVSGGVGPVGLSNNSKTDLAAAGANAAMSRRA